A portion of the Rhinolophus sinicus isolate RSC01 linkage group LG16, ASM3656204v1, whole genome shotgun sequence genome contains these proteins:
- the GP1BB gene encoding platelet glycoprotein Ib beta chain, whose translation MGFGPRGALSLLLLLLAPLSRPAAGCPAPCRCAGTRVDCGRRGLTWASLPAAFPPNTTELVLTGNNLTALPPGLLDALPVLRAAHLSGNPWRCDCRLVPLRAWLAGRQERALYRDLRCAAPPELRGRVLSYLAEEELRAACAPGALCWGALATQLVLLGLGLLHALLLALLLCRLRRLRASARAAHRSSLTAPLMAELAGASES comes from the exons ATGGGCTTCG GGCCGCGCGGGGCGCTGAGCCTGTTGCTCCTGCTGCTCGCGCCGCTGAGCCGCCCGGCCGCGGGCTGCCCCGCGCCGTGTCGCTGCGCCGGGACGCGAGTGGATTGCGGGCGCCGCGGTCTGACGTGGGCCTCGCTGCCTGCCGCCTTCCCACCCAACACGACCGAACTGGTGCTGACGGGCAACAACCTGACGGCGTTGCCACCGGGGCTGCTGGATGCGCTTCCCGTGCTGCGCGCCGCGCATCTAAGCGGCAACCCCTGGCGCTGTGACTGCCGCCTGGTGCCGCTGCGCGCCTGGCTGGCGGGCCGCCAGGAGCGCGCGCTCTACCGCGACCTGCGCTGCGCAGCGCCTCCCGAGCTTCGAGGCCGCGTGCTGTCCTACCTGGCAGAGGAAGAGCTGCGCGCCGCCTGCGCGCCAGGCGCGCTCTGCTGGGGGGCGCTGGCGACACAGCTTGTGCTGCTCGGCCTCGGGCTGCTGCACGCACTGCTGCTGGCCCTGCTGCTGTGCCGCCTGCGGAGGCTGCGAGCCAGCGCTCGCGCCGCGCATCGCTCGTCGCTGACCGCCCCACTGATGGCGGAACTGGCCGGAGCCAGTGAGTCCTGA
- the SEPTIN5 gene encoding septin-5 isoform X2 has product MSTGLRYKSKLATPAEDKQDIDKQYVGFATLPNQVHRKSVKKGFDFTLMVAGESGLGKSTLVHSLFLTDLYKDRKLLSAEERISQTVEILKHTVDIEEKGVKLKLTIVDTPGFGDAVNNSECWKPITDYVDQQFEQYFRDESGLNRKNIQDNRVHCCLYFISPFGHGLRPVDVGFMKALHEKVNIVPLIAKADCLVPGEIRKLKERIREEIDKFGIHVYQFPECDSDEDEDFKQQDRELKESAPFAVIGSNTVVEAKGQRVRGRLYPWGIVEVENQAHCDFVKLRNMLIRTHMHDLKDVTCDVHYENYRAHCIQQMTSKLTQDSRMESPIPILPLPTPDAETEKLIRMKDEELRRMQEMLQKMKQQMQDQ; this is encoded by the exons ATGAGCACAGGCCTGCGGTACAAGAGCAAGCTGGCGACTCCAG CAGAGGACAAGCAG gATATCGACAAGCAGTACGTGGGCTTTGCCACGCTGCCCAACCAGGTGCATCGGAAGTCAGTGAAGAAGGGCTTCGATTTCACACTCATGGTGGCAG GTGAGTCAGGCTTGGGGAAGTCCACACTGGTCCACAGCCTTTTCCTGACCGACCTGTACAAGGACCGGAAGCTGCTCAGTGCTGAGG AGCGCATCAGCCAGACGGTAGAGATTCTGAAGCACACAGTGGACATCGAGGAGAAGGGCGTCAAGTTGAAGCTCACCATTGTGGACACTCCGGGCTTCGGGGACGCCGTCAACAACTCTGAGTG CTGGAAGCCCATCACCGACTATGTGGACCAGCAGTTTGAGCAGTATTTCCGTGATGAGAGTGGTCTCAACCGCAAGAACATCCAAGACAACCGGGTGCATTGCTGCCTGTACTTCATCTCTCCGTTTGGCCATGG GTTGCGACCAGTGGACGTGGGTTTCATGAAGGCTCTGCATGAGAAGGTGAATATCGTGCCCCTCATTGCCAAAGCTGACTGTCTGGTCCCTGGCGAGATCCGGAAGCTGAAGGAGCGG ATCCGGGAGGAGATTGACAAGTTCGGGATCCATGTGTATCAGTTCCCCGAGTGTGACTCAGACGAGGACGAGGACTTCAAGCAGCAGGATCGGGAACTGAAG GAGAGTGCGCCCTTTGCGGTTATCGGCAGCAACACGGTGGTGGAGGCCAAGGGACAGCGGGTCCGGGGGCGACTGTACCCCTGGGGCATTGTGGAGG TGGAGAACCAGGCACATTGCGACTTTGTGAAGCTACGCAACATGCTCATCCGCACACACATGCACGACCTCAAGGACGTGACGTGCGACGTGCACTATGAGAATTACCGTGCACACTGCATCCAGCAGATGACCAG CAAACTGACCCAAGACAGTCGCATGGAGAGCCCCATCCCCATCCTGCCGCTGCCCACCCCCGATGCTGAGACGGAGAAGCTCATCAGGATGAAGGATGAGGAG CTGAGGCGCATGCAGGAGATGCTGCAGAAGATGAAGCAGCAAATGCAGGACCAgtga
- the SEPTIN5 gene encoding septin-5 isoform X1, translated as MDSLAAPQDRLVEQLLSPRTQAQRRLKDIDKQYVGFATLPNQVHRKSVKKGFDFTLMVAGESGLGKSTLVHSLFLTDLYKDRKLLSAEERISQTVEILKHTVDIEEKGVKLKLTIVDTPGFGDAVNNSECWKPITDYVDQQFEQYFRDESGLNRKNIQDNRVHCCLYFISPFGHGLRPVDVGFMKALHEKVNIVPLIAKADCLVPGEIRKLKERIREEIDKFGIHVYQFPECDSDEDEDFKQQDRELKESAPFAVIGSNTVVEAKGQRVRGRLYPWGIVEVENQAHCDFVKLRNMLIRTHMHDLKDVTCDVHYENYRAHCIQQMTSKLTQDSRMESPIPILPLPTPDAETEKLIRMKDEELRRMQEMLQKMKQQMQDQ; from the exons ATGGACTCTCTGGCAGCACCCCAGGACCGCCTGGTGGAGCAGCTGTTGTCACCGCGGACGCAGGCCCAGAGGCGTCTCAAG gATATCGACAAGCAGTACGTGGGCTTTGCCACGCTGCCCAACCAGGTGCATCGGAAGTCAGTGAAGAAGGGCTTCGATTTCACACTCATGGTGGCAG GTGAGTCAGGCTTGGGGAAGTCCACACTGGTCCACAGCCTTTTCCTGACCGACCTGTACAAGGACCGGAAGCTGCTCAGTGCTGAGG AGCGCATCAGCCAGACGGTAGAGATTCTGAAGCACACAGTGGACATCGAGGAGAAGGGCGTCAAGTTGAAGCTCACCATTGTGGACACTCCGGGCTTCGGGGACGCCGTCAACAACTCTGAGTG CTGGAAGCCCATCACCGACTATGTGGACCAGCAGTTTGAGCAGTATTTCCGTGATGAGAGTGGTCTCAACCGCAAGAACATCCAAGACAACCGGGTGCATTGCTGCCTGTACTTCATCTCTCCGTTTGGCCATGG GTTGCGACCAGTGGACGTGGGTTTCATGAAGGCTCTGCATGAGAAGGTGAATATCGTGCCCCTCATTGCCAAAGCTGACTGTCTGGTCCCTGGCGAGATCCGGAAGCTGAAGGAGCGG ATCCGGGAGGAGATTGACAAGTTCGGGATCCATGTGTATCAGTTCCCCGAGTGTGACTCAGACGAGGACGAGGACTTCAAGCAGCAGGATCGGGAACTGAAG GAGAGTGCGCCCTTTGCGGTTATCGGCAGCAACACGGTGGTGGAGGCCAAGGGACAGCGGGTCCGGGGGCGACTGTACCCCTGGGGCATTGTGGAGG TGGAGAACCAGGCACATTGCGACTTTGTGAAGCTACGCAACATGCTCATCCGCACACACATGCACGACCTCAAGGACGTGACGTGCGACGTGCACTATGAGAATTACCGTGCACACTGCATCCAGCAGATGACCAG CAAACTGACCCAAGACAGTCGCATGGAGAGCCCCATCCCCATCCTGCCGCTGCCCACCCCCGATGCTGAGACGGAGAAGCTCATCAGGATGAAGGATGAGGAG CTGAGGCGCATGCAGGAGATGCTGCAGAAGATGAAGCAGCAAATGCAGGACCAgtga
- the SEPTIN5 gene encoding septin-5 isoform X3, with translation MSTGLRYKSKLATPEDKQDIDKQYVGFATLPNQVHRKSVKKGFDFTLMVAGESGLGKSTLVHSLFLTDLYKDRKLLSAEERISQTVEILKHTVDIEEKGVKLKLTIVDTPGFGDAVNNSECWKPITDYVDQQFEQYFRDESGLNRKNIQDNRVHCCLYFISPFGHGLRPVDVGFMKALHEKVNIVPLIAKADCLVPGEIRKLKERIREEIDKFGIHVYQFPECDSDEDEDFKQQDRELKESAPFAVIGSNTVVEAKGQRVRGRLYPWGIVEVENQAHCDFVKLRNMLIRTHMHDLKDVTCDVHYENYRAHCIQQMTSKLTQDSRMESPIPILPLPTPDAETEKLIRMKDEELRRMQEMLQKMKQQMQDQ, from the exons ATGAGCACAGGCCTGCGGTACAAGAGCAAGCTGGCGACTCCAG AGGACAAGCAG gATATCGACAAGCAGTACGTGGGCTTTGCCACGCTGCCCAACCAGGTGCATCGGAAGTCAGTGAAGAAGGGCTTCGATTTCACACTCATGGTGGCAG GTGAGTCAGGCTTGGGGAAGTCCACACTGGTCCACAGCCTTTTCCTGACCGACCTGTACAAGGACCGGAAGCTGCTCAGTGCTGAGG AGCGCATCAGCCAGACGGTAGAGATTCTGAAGCACACAGTGGACATCGAGGAGAAGGGCGTCAAGTTGAAGCTCACCATTGTGGACACTCCGGGCTTCGGGGACGCCGTCAACAACTCTGAGTG CTGGAAGCCCATCACCGACTATGTGGACCAGCAGTTTGAGCAGTATTTCCGTGATGAGAGTGGTCTCAACCGCAAGAACATCCAAGACAACCGGGTGCATTGCTGCCTGTACTTCATCTCTCCGTTTGGCCATGG GTTGCGACCAGTGGACGTGGGTTTCATGAAGGCTCTGCATGAGAAGGTGAATATCGTGCCCCTCATTGCCAAAGCTGACTGTCTGGTCCCTGGCGAGATCCGGAAGCTGAAGGAGCGG ATCCGGGAGGAGATTGACAAGTTCGGGATCCATGTGTATCAGTTCCCCGAGTGTGACTCAGACGAGGACGAGGACTTCAAGCAGCAGGATCGGGAACTGAAG GAGAGTGCGCCCTTTGCGGTTATCGGCAGCAACACGGTGGTGGAGGCCAAGGGACAGCGGGTCCGGGGGCGACTGTACCCCTGGGGCATTGTGGAGG TGGAGAACCAGGCACATTGCGACTTTGTGAAGCTACGCAACATGCTCATCCGCACACACATGCACGACCTCAAGGACGTGACGTGCGACGTGCACTATGAGAATTACCGTGCACACTGCATCCAGCAGATGACCAG CAAACTGACCCAAGACAGTCGCATGGAGAGCCCCATCCCCATCCTGCCGCTGCCCACCCCCGATGCTGAGACGGAGAAGCTCATCAGGATGAAGGATGAGGAG CTGAGGCGCATGCAGGAGATGCTGCAGAAGATGAAGCAGCAAATGCAGGACCAgtga